DNA from Bradyrhizobium japonicum USDA 6:
CCGAAGCCCGGCAAGTTCAAGGTTGCTGGCGAAGCGGACGCCGCTCCGGCTGCGCAGGAGGCGTGAGATGGAATTGAAGGTCACGACCCTCGAAGGTAAGGAAGCCGGCTCGGTCCAGCTTTCCGACGCCATTTTCGGCCTCGAGCCGCGCCAGGACATCATTGCGCGTTGCGTGCAGTGGCAGCTCAACAAGCGTCAGGCCGGCACTCACAAGGCCAAGGGCCGCGCCGAGATCTGGCGCACCGGCAAGAAGATGTACAAGCAGAAGGGCACCGGCGGTGCTCGTCACGGCTCGGCCCGCGTGCCGCAGTTCCGCGGCGGTGGCCGTGCCTTCGGTCCGGTGGTGCGTTCGCACGCCACCGACCTGCCGAAGAAGGTCCGCGCGCTTGCCCTC
Protein-coding regions in this window:
- the rplD gene encoding 50S ribosomal protein L4 → MELKVTTLEGKEAGSVQLSDAIFGLEPRQDIIARCVQWQLNKRQAGTHKAKGRAEIWRTGKKMYKQKGTGGARHGSARVPQFRGGGRAFGPVVRSHATDLPKKVRALALKHALSAKAKDGDLLVIDKAALEAAKTKALLGHFSGLGLTNALIIDGAELNNGFAAAARNIPNMDVLPIQGINVYDILRRQKLVLTKAAIDALEARFK